The sequence GGGTGAAGTTTGCTCCCCGCAGAGCCGGAGCTGAGCGGATTCTGGCGAGTCCCCGCAGAAGTCCAGACATTTTGCTGCTATTGAAACGAGTGGAGTAGCGATCTGACTACAGGAAGGAGTTATGAAAAGGACGAGTGGAGAAAGCGCTTCTGGGTAATCAGGAGCGCCTGAGCATTGTGGGAGTGGTAGTTTTTCAAGAAGCAATGCATTTAACATAGAGAGGCTTTTAATCATTATTAATGCTTTCAGCTGTTAGTCATGCTGTGACTTCAGGCTTTGAATTTAACGTCTTCAGCTTTTAAGGTTGGACAGAACATTCATATAAAAATCCTGTGAATGGTTTGTAATTACTGCACATCACAACCAAAAATATATGAAACTGCCTCACTACTACAGCCTCAGTGCAACTTTTAAGGTGAAATTGAACATTTGAACATTAAGCCAAAAACATGGTCAGAACATCAAAGCAACTGTAACACAtttgaacaaaaagaaaaagaaataaaatacacacacattatagctctgttgacataataaaaaaaaatgtataatagtttattTGTGTTCGCACATtttaatgctgccttcaagtcctctTCTGAAATTCCTACTTACGAGGTTGGAGGTCGTAATACTGACTCGACATGCGTTCGAGTGTTTTTTGGTGGATGGAAATAAATGCCATCTTTTCTTTATAATTTTGTTCTATTATCGTAAAAGAACAGGAGGTTTATTTTGCCCTACTCCAAGAGAATTAAATGAATAAGACATGCATTAGGAGagtgatgttttattctattagaACTGTTAATTTTACTAGACTTTTACAGGTTTTTTTCACATGTTactagtgattttattagttttattagtatTAGCTAATAACGACCTGCAAGTGTTGAGGTGTTAAACAATTTACACAATACGAACTGTCTGCATCCATTTATTGAActtatttttcagtttaaaaaattgcaattattttttttgcccTCTTGTTACTGACACGCCCCCAACTGGGAAACTCGTTTCTGACACAACTTGAAGGCTGCATACTTCACTTATTTCTGCTGAGATAGCTTTTTAGTTGGTGCAAAGAGTTTGGTTCAGGTGCTTGTCATTCAAAAAGCCTGAATaaagaagtgggcggggcttggaGCTGCGTGCggaggagagagaaggagattCATTCATGTGCTACAGCGGATAAATCTGTGCTCAAAACATGTTCAAATTTGTCTTACAGACAGCTAAACCACCTGAGTGTCATTTTAAAGCATCTTTGATAAGGTAAATTGTGTTTCtgtgcacacacatatacacacatacatatgtacatatatatcctTTTCCAACATATAATACAATTTTAGACTTTATTTAGACTTCATTTTAGACCTTATTTTAGATTTTACCTTTAGACTCTGTAACCGAAATGGCTTTATACCCCCTCATTAGTGTTGTGCTATATAGGAGAGATTTAGcttactatggaagcccattcccgccacctaaaaaataaaaatactccagcaatttttttttattattattaagtaaattgctatctcaatattttgagatactaagtcaatattttgagatactatctcaatattttgagatactaagtcaatattttgagatactaagtcaatattttgagataccttaaatgctggctgaatatacatgcggccacctgtagataatgacctgggaattaggccaaaagtgagagcaataacgttttaattcatatttaattttatttacattatatttcactcagagttaaactctgtccctcgcattgtgttctcccctttattcagagcgttttcacagcactttgcttacatgctgttttttactgttaaaatgcgacatctacaggcggccgcatgaatgttcagccagcatttaaggtggaacggaaatctgaataagacactggcgaataagaagctaacttcagcctcgtccaagatccggaggcttattttgatattgtgtgattcctctaaaagttccaatatttcatgatttgtgaatccacgtctgaagtagtcctcaatgatggtatccattttgcatctttgtctcacctgcttctgtctctgtacagcctactagtatctcaaaatattgagatagtatctcaaaatattgacttagtatctcaaaatattgacttagtatctcaaaatattgagatagtatctcaaaatattgacttagtatctcaaaatattgagatagtatctcaaaatattgacttagtatctcaaaatattgacttagtatctcaaaatattgacttagtatctcaaaatattgacttagtatctcaaaatattgagatagtatctcaaaatattgagatagtatctcaaaatattgacttagtatctcaaaatattgacttagtatctcaaaatattgacttagtatctcaaaatattgagatagcagtttacttaataataataaaaaaacattttgctggattatttattttttttaggtggcgggaatgggcttccatagctTACTGTGTAACTTGGTGTTAAAAACATGAGTGAATTCGGACGCTACTCCACACGCGTGAATAACTGAACTGTGTTTATTGTCTGTTGCAGTAGCCAGACTAGCAATGCCTTTTGGGACACGTTTAGCTAATGTAATATACAGCAATGTTTACAATAAACATAGATGCTTTGTCGAAGTTTATAGTACCTTCAAAATTACACTTAAATTACACTTTATGATTTGGATATTCATAGAAAAATGGCCAACGTTCTCAATAGAGCCATAAAGCGTAAATAGGAAAACACAGCCTGTGTTGTTGGAAGCTATCCAACATTACGTGGATTTGTTTGCTTAGCTAACTCAGTAGGGCTACAGTATAATGTGTAGGTTAGCTGGATGTGTGTTAAAATGTGGTTAAAGTTAGCTTAGCTGAACTTAATTGTGTAAATACACGGACAGTGTTTCTGGAGAGAATGTGTGAGAATGTGTAGTGTCAATTGCCTAACAATGTAATGTTAATCTTAATAAAGCACATATTATTGTACATAGTTCAtcatagttttttgtttttatttttgtgcccTTTCCGGTCAAAGTGTGCCTCTGtctgtaaaaatgtataatttcaaCCCATTATTAGGAAAGAAAAATTGCAAGGAAAAAGTTTGCCAAAATCCAAAATCTTTCAGCAACTCCGTCTTAATGTCATTCCCTTAAActtactgtattataaaataGGTTTAATTAGTGCAGTAAAAACACTTCTTGATAGgtgggctaaactgctgttggACGAACAGATAATCATATGTAAATGCGTTTATGGTCATGAGACCGCAACCATTTATCACAACTAATATTTGAAGCTTTCTCTTACTGGAATGTATTATTTAATGGATGGTGTGTTAAATGTGCATTTTAAAACTTTAACTGTTTATATATCatcaaacaaagaaaaacaaacatgaGTTATGGggcccttatttatttattttttgagcaaACTGCAATAATACAGTCATTTGCTTTTCATTGTGGGTGGTTTAAAATGATTATAGCTCTTAATCAAATATTTACTTGATAAAGGAAGGCTCTGCATACTCATTCCCATTCAGTTAGCATTCATGTTTCAGTGTATTGGACTGGTCTTGTGACAGTAGAAAATAAGAGACAGTGCTTCTCAGGTTAGAAGAAACTTTATAAagctttatttgtttgttttatactaTTCACAAAATAATACACATTCACATGTAAAAAGCTCAGTGATTTAATGTAATTTACCTGACATGTAACATTAATTTACTATCAATTCATTAAGTCATCAAGTCATCTTCATCTACATTCTAGTGTAAAAACTTTGGTAATCCAGTTAAGATAGCGCTAGTTTTATACTGAGGTAACTGTTCAACAAAGTCCTCGCACTCTCATACTCCTTCAGTATTACCAGTAGAAAACCTGAAGTGCAAACCCAGATTTACATCTTTACTCTGCTGTTCTGCTACATTTTTCCTTGGATCGCATGTGAGTTTAGATGGTCTGGTGCTGCTGAACTGGGTTGTCCAGAAGCAGGCAGCTCTCTGTAGACTGTAGGAATGTCTCAAGGTGATTCTTTCAGCAGGCTTTCGCTGGGGTCTTTCATGGCCACTTCCTCCTTTTTAGATGATGGTTTTCTCCATCTGAATCCTCTGTTTTAATAGAAGAACATGTTAACCTTTTACTTTTTATCGGCCTATACAGTTCTATTTTCCATTTACcgtttacagactataaggcgcatcggattataaagTGCGTTAAGCGACACTAAGATGCCTActtcgaagtgagcaagggtatcaaatgagcactggatgttaatctacacagatttttcttttgaaaactatttattttgggtgagtaaagcactttcgtttatttacagtaaacataaatttccaatattttgtctaagagtgagttttttagtgaagtttctccaacactaaggctaggtgcagcagcactagcattagccttTAATCGCAGCGCTAACAGGATGTAAATGTCGCTCAGTAGTGCTAGATTAAGGAACCCTGATTCTGACATAGCTTTTGTTTAACACGGCAATCATGCAGACtaaagtccaatatactcacctctgaactgcaaaagcgctagcactgtggttagcggctaatgctactgcactcagccttagtgctggagaaaaactctcccttataatgctgtactacaGCAGAGtagctccttaatacctgactggtagaattcatacataaattgcaccggattaaaaggcgcattatCGTTTTTGGGgacaattaaatgattttaagtgcacttcatagtctgaaaaataaattCACCTTAAAATATTGTGTAAATTATGCCAAAGCAGCATGTAATGTAACTGAAATAATATACAAATTCTGGGTCTTTGCGGACTCACCTGTCCACAGCATCCTGGATAGTGTCTGGGAGGGGAGCTGATAGTGTCTCAGGGAGGAAGTAGGCAAACATTCCGCACAGGATGGGAGTTCCTCCGTAGATTACCCCTGGCAGCCATGGCAAACTATCCCCCGTCAGGAGCACCATTGGAGCCACCATGGCCCCCACGCGAGCCATCATCGATACCCATCCCATTCCACTCTGCCTGTTAGGGTCAAGTAAATGCAGTGTTGTGATTTGAGCTTCATTTACCTTCACCGCAAAGACCTACATAATTTACGTAATTGTTTTATagtgttcactaaataattcttaataattattgctaaatacactgacatgccacatgtcataggacaggaactattaatgtatcccatgacttttgccgttTTCCATTAAAGCTAATGAATGGTGcgctgacctgcaggatatgcatgtgggACCTCGTATAATAAATATGAATGTGAATTATGCTCTCCTtttgtgcatattcatgaagtgcatgcaaaacagtgagggttctgattggactgttctctgcaaagagtctgtgagtaagccaatcagtttttagtgtgggcaggcagtgttcATTTCCCCCTCCTGGATGGGATTCAGTGAgtaagagaaggagcatcatTTTTGGGCAGGGAATTAGGGGAGTCTAAGGTGTgaggggtacctccctgaaataaatttttgcaacttggaatATCTAAAGATAACACCTTATGTCATTCCAACACTttagtctatgttttttttttcatttatatcccatgacttttgacatgtcactGCACATTAAAAGTAAACATCCTGGAATTAGCCACTTTACCAAATTATCCTCTGAGTAGCATTGCTGATTGTTTGTCATTAGTGACATTACCTTTTTTCGATTAAAAACAAGACATTTATGATTAATTCAAGCTGATATCAATGAAAAACAGGGGAATTACCGGACTACTGTGGGGAACAGTTCCCCTGAGAAAAGGTAACAGCAGTTGAAGGAGGCACCCAAGCAGCCTTTCCCAATCACTGCCAGACTGGTACGCAGTGTTTGCTGTTCTGTACATGCACAATAAGAACAGGCCTCAGAGCAAAGCACCACAGCACACAGCCACATGCATCATCACAACAGCCCAGAGTCTACTCATGCATACAGACATTACAGAAATGAGAACAACAGGAAGAATTATACAACAACAAGCTATTATTTTGCACGAGCATAATGCCTGAGTAGATCCTAGAACAGTGATACATTAGCATGTCCAAACTGTTGTACTTACCATAGGGAACCAGCAGATTGACGAGGATGCAAATTCCAGCCATTATAAGCGCTGAACACTGGGAGACCCTCCGCCCTAACTTACTCATAGATAACGTAATAATGACTTTAGATGGAATATCCACGGCTCCAAAGATCACCTGGATCAAATATATGTCCACTCCAAATTTCTGTAAGTCCAGGGCAATACCATAGTAGGCGAAGCTTGTGGAGAACCTGAAGAACACACATTGTGATTTTAGAGGATTAAGTTTTATGGTCTGATATCAGTCAATATAAGTTTGAAATTATGTCATGTTTTGATGATCTGATTTTTGGATTCCCATCATATCTTTCTTTCTAGATTGAGTGTACTAAAAACATTCCTTATTACTTCAGTGTTAAACTATTGATTTACATACagcattggaaaaaaataagaccactttaaaaaaattatgcttttctttgtttttatcacattgaaaacctctgcaatataatcaagaggtagatggatgatcacaaccatcaaatcaagctgaattgcttgtatttttgcaccaggagtggcataaacctatccaaaagcagtgtataagactggtggaggggaacatgtcaagatgcataaaaactgttatttaaaaaatatatatatattgatttctgaactcttaaaactttatgaacttgaacttgttttctttgcattatttaaggtctgaaagctttgcatctttttgttgCTTCAGTCTGTagtttttactcaaacataaacctataaatagtataatcagagaaactgatttagaaactgaagtggtctcttaattgttttccagagctgtatataaattatATGTAAATATGCTCATGGTTATGACATTACAACCATGGTGAGCCCAAGACAAGCTGTTTAGCAGCGTAGTTTCGTAGTTACAGTTATAGAGAATGGGAATTCAAGCAAACATGAACTGACCAGACTGCACTGAGGCAGATAGTGATGGTTCTCATCGTGGGGGTACGTATCAGGTCCAATGCATTGTGAGACTTTTGCGAGCAAGCCATTTCCTTATTCATGGACTGCTGCAGAACCTGCACACAAAACATCCAAGCATagttataagatttttttttttttatagaaaatggCACAGACCCTGTGACGATTGTCATTAACATCACCTCTATATTGATTTTGTCCCCCTCTTCCCGACGACCATTGAAGCGAGCCACAGCCTTAAGGTTTTTGACGGCCTGTTCAGGCCTATTGCTCAGGACAAGCCACCGTGCAGACTCCACGAACCACCTGCATAAACCAAAAGGTACGTTTAGAAAAATATGTCTAATGTTTGTGTCTGAAACTTGATTCTATGGTGTTATAGGAGCTGGGGGAACTATCATGACAAAGCTGGTTGACCCAAATGATCAGTATGaccaaaaacaaatgaaacataTCCTACTATATGAGTAAAGTATGTTTTTGCTTGGATTACTGGCTTTTCAATAAGTTTGACCAACACAGTGTAAAGGGTTGGCCTGTGCTGCCAGCAAAGAGTGAAGCCAAAAAGATACTAGCTGTTTATCAATCAAAAAGTTATTGTCTGTACATGTATGTAGCCTCCATTTTTAACCCATCCTTGCAGTGAACACACATATggtgagcacacatgcccggaGAGGTGGGCAGCCATCGCTGTGGAGCCCAGGGTTAAAGTCACAACAGTGGTCGTTGTTTTTCTTTCAGCCACAGCCACAGTGACCTTACCAGTCACTCCTAAACCTGGTTTACACCTGGTTTGCACTGATCACCTCTTGGAATTATGGGATTTGAAGTTCCATTTGGTGACCgtggccgtttctcaatacagGGTACACAAGTTTGgactttttggaccaaaaagtGACTCCAAATATAATTTGTGAAGAGT comes from Astyanax mexicanus isolate ESR-SI-001 chromosome 17, AstMex3_surface, whole genome shotgun sequence and encodes:
- the slc22a6l gene encoding solute carrier family 22 member 6 gives rise to the protein MAFADLLEQVGSTGRFQVVHVALLSMPIFMMASHNLLQNFAAAVPPHFCAAHANLSGPTLSPEDKLLISVPLDKYGKPERCKRYVNPQWQLISNGSEDETDWEAKEQKPELQGCVDGWTYNMSEMSSTIITEWDMVCESRSLKPMGQTIYMAGVFVGAMVFGGLSDRFGRRNLLLISHLMMAVGGTCASFATSFYLFCLFRFFCGMALSGLVLNSFSLVVEWIPTRIRTVVGTFTGYCYTLGQLLLAAVAYTIRDWRWLTLAVSVPFYVSFLYSWWFVESARWLVLSNRPEQAVKNLKAVARFNGRREEGDKINIEVLQQSMNKEMACSQKSHNALDLIRTPTMRTITICLSAVWFSTSFAYYGIALDLQKFGVDIYLIQVIFGAVDIPSKVIITLSMSKLGRRVSQCSALIMAGICILVNLLVPYEQQTLRTSLAVIGKGCLGASFNCCYLFSGELFPTVVRQSGMGWVSMMARVGAMVAPMVLLTGDSLPWLPGVIYGGTPILCGMFAYFLPETLSAPLPDTIQDAVDRGFRWRKPSSKKEEVAMKDPSESLLKESP